The following are encoded together in the Triticum dicoccoides isolate Atlit2015 ecotype Zavitan chromosome 6B, WEW_v2.0, whole genome shotgun sequence genome:
- the LOC119325770 gene encoding uncharacterized protein LOC119325770 → MSCAAAEAGLVAMDCVVVCCCCPCLVLQITVFLFVRLPRKVVVKSKRVFLRRWHRRRRRRSASAAAKRLSRSGSTASSSGMRRLEELLDGGSDGDVRGSWKEKCFAMDDDDGGGGWKQRCFAVDGCDDDDGVWEALVEQEGLFWFGSFWGRTEQGDPVSAEDQMYAGLSLPVVLERVRD, encoded by the coding sequence ATGTCTTGCGCGGCGGCGGAGGCCGGCCTGGTGGCCATGGACTGCGTGGTGGTGTGCTGCTGCTGCCCGTGCCTGGTGCTGCAGATCACCGTGTTCCTCTTCGTCCGGCTGCCCCGGAAGGTGGTGGTCAAGTCCAAGAGGGTCTTTCTGCGGCGAtggcacaggaggaggaggagaagatcgGCATCGGCAGCCGCGAAGAGGCTCTCCAGAAGCGGCAGCACGGCCTCGTCCTCCGGCATGAGGCGCCTCGAGGAGCTGctggacggcggcagcgacggcGACGTCCGCGGTAGCTGGAAAGAGAAATGCTTCGCCATGGACGACgatgatggcggcggcggctggaagcAGAGGTGCTTCGCCGTCGACGgctgcgacgacgacgacggcgtgtGGGAGGCGCTGGTGGAGCAGGAGGGGCTCTTCTGGTTCGGGAGCTTCTGGGGCCGGACGGAGCAGGGCGACCCGGTTTCTGCGGAGGACCAGATGTACGCAGGCTTGAGCTTGCCGGTAGTCCTAGAG